In Streptococcus respiraculi, one DNA window encodes the following:
- a CDS encoding ISL3 family transposase — translation MEHLNNTTLLIGMKDKNITLNHAIQHETHIELIATLDYHPPKCKYCKAKQIKYDFQKPSKIPFIEIGGFPSLIRLKKRRFQCKSCRKVTVSETSLVKKNCQISELVWKKIAQLLLNREALSHIASKLAISISTAYRKLKQFQFKEDYSSLPEILSWDEFSYQKGKLAFIAQDFNTRKIITILDNRRQTTIRNHFFKYSKEARNKVKVVTVDMSGSYIPLIKSLFPKAKIVLDRFHIVQHMSRALNQTRIQLMNQYDKKSIEYRALKYYWKLIQKDSRKLSLNVFYSRTFRETLSPRECLQKLFKRVPELKGYYDLYQLLLFHLQEKNSEHFFNLIHDALPHLNHTFKVALNTFRRYQEYITNAIELPYSNAKLEATNKLIKDIKRNAFGYRNFDNFKKRIYLALNIEKEKTNFVSSRM, via the coding sequence ATGGAACACCTCAATAATACCACATTACTCATCGGAATGAAAGATAAAAATATCACCTTGAATCATGCCATTCAACACGAGACCCATATCGAACTCATCGCTACACTTGATTATCACCCTCCCAAATGTAAATACTGCAAGGCGAAACAAATCAAATACGACTTCCAAAAACCTTCTAAAATCCCCTTCATTGAAATCGGTGGTTTCCCTAGTCTTATTCGCTTGAAAAAGAGACGGTTTCAATGTAAGTCCTGTCGTAAAGTGACTGTCTCTGAAACTAGTCTCGTTAAGAAAAACTGCCAAATCTCTGAACTAGTCTGGAAAAAGATTGCTCAACTATTACTCAATAGAGAAGCGCTATCTCACATCGCTTCTAAGCTCGCTATCTCCATCTCCACAGCCTATCGAAAACTCAAGCAATTCCAGTTCAAGGAGGACTATTCTTCTCTACCTGAAATTTTATCTTGGGACGAATTCTCCTATCAGAAGGGAAAACTAGCCTTTATTGCTCAAGATTTCAATACAAGGAAAATCATAACAATTCTCGATAATCGAAGACAAACGACCATCCGAAACCATTTCTTCAAGTATTCTAAAGAAGCTAGAAACAAGGTAAAAGTCGTTACGGTTGATATGTCTGGAAGTTATATTCCTCTCATTAAGAGCTTATTCCCAAAAGCTAAAATTGTTCTGGATCGTTTTCATATCGTTCAGCACATGAGTAGGGCTTTGAACCAAACGCGTATCCAACTCATGAACCAATATGATAAAAAATCTATTGAGTATCGTGCCCTCAAATACTACTGGAAACTAATTCAAAAAGATAGCCGAAAACTCTCTCTAAATGTTTTCTATTCCCGAACCTTTAGAGAAACCTTATCTCCTAGAGAATGTCTCCAGAAGTTGTTCAAACGGGTCCCTGAGTTAAAAGGCTATTACGACCTTTATCAGTTATTACTTTTTCACCTCCAAGAGAAGAATTCCGAGCATTTCTTTAACTTAATTCACGATGCCTTACCGCATCTCAATCACACCTTCAAGGTAGCTTTGAACACTTTCAGACGCTATCAGGAATATATCACCAATGCCATCGAACTTCCTTATTCTAATGCCAAGCTAGAAGCCACTAACAAACTCATCAAAGACATCAAGCGCAATGCATTCGGCTATCGGAACTTTGACAATTTCAAAAAACGCATCTACCTCGCTTTGAACATCGAAAAAGAGAAGACGAATTTCGTCTCCTCTCGTATGTAG
- a CDS encoding sigma-70 family RNA polymerase sigma factor — MEFKEVYAKVRPIVQKTRREYYVKLWESEDWDQEGMYVLYRLLQQEEGLVKDESRLLRYFKVKFRNYVNDILRRQSTQKRGFDRLRYEEIGEISHMISSGGLVTDELVCLRDSLARYRATLSPHDSKKYDTLVSGARFKGRKKLLRSLRQHLISEDEI, encoded by the coding sequence GTGGAGTTTAAAGAAGTATATGCCAAGGTACGACCGATTGTTCAAAAGACGCGGCGGGAATACTATGTCAAACTATGGGAATCGGAAGATTGGGATCAAGAAGGGATGTATGTCTTATATCGCCTGCTTCAGCAAGAAGAGGGGCTAGTCAAAGATGAGTCCCGCTTGCTTCGTTATTTCAAGGTCAAATTCCGTAATTATGTCAACGATATATTGCGCAGACAAAGTACGCAAAAACGTGGCTTTGACCGGCTTCGTTACGAGGAGATAGGAGAAATATCTCATATGATTAGCAGTGGTGGTCTTGTCACGGATGAATTAGTATGTCTTCGTGATTCACTAGCGCGTTATCGTGCTACACTAAGTCCACATGATTCAAAAAAGTATGATACGCTCGTCAGTGGTGCTCGCTTCAAAGGTCGAAAGAAGCTGTTGCGCTCCCTTCGCCAACACCTCATAAGCGAAGATGAGATATAG
- a CDS encoding IS30 family transposase, whose product MQHYYTPKRKYLTLAERRMIERWLQEGLSNREIARRLEKAPQTIHNEVKRGLVRQQVRKGKFEIIYSADFAQKNYQNNRKHSVRQTSLTKELKEKILHYIKQKYSPEMMVKAKGISVSVSTIYYWIHHGHLGLTKDGMLYPRKEKTKKKQASPNFKPAGKSIEERPESINQRENVGDVEIDTVIQTRAKNECLLTLTDRKSRYQIIRLIPDKSASSVNQALKMILRDYQINSITADNGTEFSRLAEVFGPDHIYYAHPYSSWERGTNENHNRLIRRWLPKGSKKATQQQVAFIENWINNYPKKILGYKSPREFLQTG is encoded by the coding sequence ATGCAACACTATTATACACCAAAAAGGAAATATTTGACACTAGCTGAACGTAGAATGATTGAGCGTTGGCTTCAAGAAGGGCTCTCAAATCGTGAAATCGCTAGAAGATTAGAGAAGGCTCCTCAAACCATTCACAACGAAGTCAAACGTGGTCTGGTTAGGCAACAAGTGCGTAAAGGAAAATTTGAAATAATCTACTCAGCTGACTTCGCTCAAAAAAACTATCAAAATAATCGTAAACATTCTGTGAGGCAGACTTCCCTAACCAAGGAACTCAAAGAAAAGATTCTTCACTATATCAAGCAGAAATACTCTCCTGAGATGATGGTAAAAGCAAAAGGGATATCTGTCTCCGTCTCCACCATTTACTACTGGATTCATCATGGACACTTAGGATTGACCAAGGATGGCATGCTTTATCCTCGCAAGGAGAAAACGAAGAAAAAACAAGCGAGTCCCAACTTTAAGCCGGCTGGAAAATCGATTGAGGAACGGCCAGAAAGCATTAATCAACGTGAGAATGTTGGTGATGTTGAAATTGATACGGTTATTCAAACACGGGCAAAAAATGAGTGTCTGTTGACTCTAACTGATAGAAAGAGTCGTTATCAAATCATCCGACTCATTCCCGATAAGTCCGCGTCTTCAGTCAATCAAGCTCTGAAAATGATCCTCAGAGATTATCAAATTAACTCAATCACAGCTGATAACGGGACTGAATTCAGTCGTTTAGCAGAAGTTTTTGGCCCCGATCATATCTACTATGCCCACCCTTATTCCTCTTGGGAGCGTGGAACTAATGAGAATCATAATAGACTCATCAGGCGTTGGTTGCCTAAGGGAAGCAAAAAGGCGACGCAGCAACAAGTCGCATTTATTGAAAACTGGATTAACAACTATCCAAAGAAGATATTGGGTTACAAATCTCCTAGAGAATTTTTACAGACTGGCTAA